The DNA sequence CAGTAGGAACCGAAGATGCACTGAAACTTTCCAAGTCGCCCATGAAATCAATGATAGCAAAATACGGAGATTTCACGCGACACCGCTTTGCCGTTTTCCCATCACAGCGTCATGTAATCTCAACGCATAATGCACTGGCTTTTGACGTCATATTCACCttcaaatataaataaataaaaaagtgatTATAAAGTGCCACGAGGAATTTCTGGgatctccattttttcattttacattccTATTTGAGAACCGTAATGAAGAAAATAGGAAGTAGACCTGGCTCCGGCTGGTCCCATTCTACCATACTGTTCTTATCAACACTATTTATCTAAATTGATTATGAAGTTAACTTTGATTGAGTCGGTATGGAATAATTATTAGAAGTGTAAAGGTACAGTATAGAGGTTTTGAATTTGACAAGTTGTTTCTTTAGATAGCCACTATATTAAACAGGAAAAGTTTCcccaaaaaccaaaaatatcattttgttACAGTTGCCTAGTGTTCAATTTGTGGTGAAATCAAGCAATACAGCAGACTATCTCtatgatttttcaaatattgTTTATGGTTGCATCCGTTTCCGTAAGTCCAACCCTTTTATGAAGTTTCGGTTTTCggatttaaagagaaaaacataataatacaaattttgggctcttgaatttttaaaatgaaactgcttACTTTCGTCCATATTTAAACTAGGTCACGTGTAGACTTGTTCCAATATTGCAGCGTGTCACACTGTGAAACACATAATGCGGTAATATATTTAATGTCACTATTTCAATGTGACTCATGTTTTAGAGGGTTCACTCgacatttttggcattttgtgATTTGACAAACTTTCAATTCCGCAACTTATCAAACAGGGAAGTAAAGTTTACAAATAAAGAAAGAACTATGCATATGAACAGGAGAAGtcctcttaaatttttaaaaaaatatgtttatagGAATATCGGAATGAAAAGGTCACATATACTGAAAAGCGAATTTTTCCAGacaatgcaaatttttcaactcattaaaatttttaagaataatgTAATCGATGCTGATCTTCTCAAACGTCAAGGCACGCTTTAATGCGATCagttatttttcattctttgcaGGGTGCTTCAAATACCGGCGGAAAGCCACGCAATCAGATCACCTTTAAACATCTCACTTCGACACGTGAATTCATTGACAAAACCCTGCTGATCAAGTTCATCCTAGACAACCATTGGCACATCTTCATCGCGGGTCCCCCTGGTTTCGGCAAGTCTGCAAACCTGCAAATGCTCCGGGATTTCTTTTCCTTGGATGTCAATTCTCATGGATACTCTATTAACGCGGCAGAGATCCTGAAAACGGATGCAACCATTCAGAAAGCCGTCAGTAAAAGTAAAGGCCTTCGGAACGTCTTGACAAAACGAGTGGCTTTCCTGACTGACACTGAGAGCCATTCAATACACGCGAATGCTACGAAACCTCACGGTGTCTACCTTCTGAAAAACTATGAAACCTTCTCGAAGCCGGCGCTGCAAATATTGGAGCAGTCTCCGGAGTTGTTCTTAACCCACTTTGCTCGCTATCCTGTTCTTTTGCTCGACTTTGGAACTCTGTCTACAAATTCTGATCGAGACTATTTGCGCTCTTTTCAAAGAATGCTCTCGGAGCTGTTTAAGCCATTTTCTTACTTGTTAAAGAGTAACAGGCTGACCTCAGGCAGCAAGGATGAATTTTTACTCTACCGCGACCAGTTTGAAAAACTGAGCCTAGAAGAGGTACGTATGCTGACTCGATGAGTCCGACTAAATTATATGTAGTAGCATCTTAAGTCCTCCGAGTATGGAGTTTCCACGatctatttttttatgaatttaattAACAAGATTGTAAAATAGTGCAGGGTTTACACTGtttcaagtgaaaaattgcACAGATAGTCTCctttgatttcttgaaaaaacttgTGAAAAGGTAAGTATAAATGATTGATGAATAATACTGAGGGTTTAATAGTTAGAAATAGTCATTAGATAGCCAgcacacattaaaaaaatataacatttaTCTTATAAAtgcatttcaaaaatatcaaaaatacaaaaactgcaTGGCAGGTCAAGATCTACAAGGTGTATGTATATTAAGTCAagtttgcatgatttttttgccatcaaattaaatatttacaagagttttttttttttgcaagttaCTAAGACTtgtgaaaaagagaaaaaagattttaaaaaaatagtggggggggggggggcactgtaACTAAGGCACCAAAAACAAGAATGTGCCTCGGGTGGTTGTGGCATTGCCAGAATCTGTTATTTAGCATTCGTCGGCTATGAGTGGTCCAGAATAACTTTTTTCCGACTCCAAAACGTGCttatgtttttagtttttagcaATGCGAAGATAAACTTGAGAGTCATTCTGGAGAAAAACACGGCGATCTTATTCAGATTTAGCGGCTTAAAATACACATATAAAGCTACCAATCAAAGACCACCAGAAATTCCAGTTCTTTTGTATTTGGGACAAAAATGGCTGATAGTGCCTCTTTTAGCCGGGAAAATCGGCTTCTCCGGAAAATTAAAAGGTTATTAGAGAAAACGGTTATGGTCATATTCGCTTCTAGCAGCTCAAGATGCACCAAAATTGGTACACTGAGGAGACCAATAAATCAATAAGTCACTATAATTCTCTATAAATATCATATACGAACCGATTTTCAAACAGACTTTGCTCTCAAGAGACTCAAGTTGACTCTTTTGCCTATCATATTCCTTACCTCGCGAACACTTCGAAACagcattttattatttaaaaattgttaGCTTTTGATggaaatataaaaatctgaattttaaaatgcacTCCTTGAAAGCTCTTTTGAATTATAAATTCTTCAAAGCCAGGGGCGtggctaggaaatttctctgggggggggggggcatgggaccacctctcgtggtgaagagagcggggggggggtgaggaatggaggatcccgtttttctgggagggggggcacgagatttctggggggcagccccccccccccaggacaCCCCTGACTACGCCTATGTTCAAAGCTAATTCCAGCAGAAATTCTTGggtttttccaaaataattcaaagcgatacttagtttaaaaaaaaggtctttcaaatagaatttaaaaaatccaGACTGAGCCGACAGGACCTCCAAGTAAGCTTGAAACAAGCGCACTATGTccattgagtttaaaaaaaaaatcaaatgaaccGAACGGCGTATTTTTACAGATCACAGTCGGAGGAGAAACACTTGCCCGACTCTTATCAACACATCATCACCGAAAATCGATCGTTTTAGTAGACAACTTCGACGCATCCATCCGTGAAGCGCTTTTGGCGCCACATCTCGATGATAGAAGTTTCAAGGGGATCATGTGGAGTGTTTCCCGATTTGTCAAGTTACTCATAAAGGGTAGGTTTGTCATCCGTACCGTGGTGACGGGTACAATCAGATTCGACGTTTTCGGATTGACGCATTTTTCAGTCTTTGACGATGATTATTTGCAtcggtaagttttttttacgttgataaaatattcataacggtTGGCCGTATCATTGGCCGATTTTGATGTATTACCAAACTCTTAACCAAAAAACCTCGAAGATGAAGCGTTCATTACAGCAGATTTTATTACTTTATTTATCTGTTGTATAATACgttttttgaaagtaaaaaatctcaccgacctaattttaaaacaaaaaacatccTAATTTTATTAACTATTATTACACGATGCTATTCCGCAGAAACATTGGCATAACAATAAGACAATACAGAAAAATAtgggtaataagtctgaaaacatttcaaaaacttgGGACGTTGGCGAGGTCCTGGCAATCCGATTTATTAAACCGCAGGAAAAACAGTTAAATCCCTACGTATGAAACTAGAAtgagagcaaaaaataaatacctcGATATCAGTATTTTCGGAAGTTTGGTTTATCTTCGAATACAACAAGTCAATTTCTTAGATTTCGTTCCTACAAGTTTGTCTTCCATTAGGCGCATTTAAGACCTCAAACCGTCCTGCCTTAACGACAATTTGCTAATTTTGCACATGGTTTTGCTGCAGGGGCGGACTGGACCGGAAAAATTATCCGGGAATATCCGCTCTCAGTGCTTGGACCGACCCATTTTAGTTGTTTTATAGCCGCGTGAGAAGATTATCCGGCCCTTAAAATTTCCTAAGTACCTACGGCCCACCGGGATTTTCCCCGGGTTCCCCGTCTGCCCAGCAGTCCGCTCTTGGCGTTAATTTCTCTACCTTTTCTAGTGAATAGTTAGCGTAAAATGATATGGTGTTACAAAGGCTGATaaaaaagtaccgggactggttccataactcaaaaattaagataactAGAGGCTTAGTATTGGTTTCATTTAAAAGATCAACTTAATATTtatcgattgagaccaaaatcataaCTTTCGGttgaatatttcaaaagttacgacttgtaaaaaaaatatctggaccccctaccgtttttagtgactattttctcttgccgagAACACTATCTAAattaatgatcagtgcacggttcttttgcgACTAATCATTGCAAAAGCTAAttgatttggcaacactgtcaagtcgtcgtcgtccgactacgggtataaaGAAAACCTGGGAAATTTTCGGTAGTGGTTGACACttcacagtgcgtgcgtggtctacgctgcagactgtgagtgattttgtttctgtgttcgaaaTTGTTGATACCATCATTGCAAGAAATAAAGCAGTGGAAAAAGAACAACATTTTGTGATTCGATATTGTGTTCAACGTGGTTTATCATGCTACGGATACGCTGAATGAAATGAAAGGTGTGTACCGGGACGATTCTTTAAGTCGAACCGCGATTTTCCGCTGGCTTTTTCTTGGGGTGGCTGACCAACGGTTCATTCTTTCCCCATGGTTTTTGAACAtttatacccgtagtcggacgacggCGACGACTTGACAGTGTTGCACAAATCAATTAGCTTTcgccatgattagttgcaaaagaaccgtgcactgatcattaatttagagagtgttctcggcaagagaaaatagtcactaaaaacggtagggggtccagatatttttttcacaaacagtgtcgtaacttttgaaatattcaaccgaaagttttgattttggtctcaatcgataAATATTaagttgatctttcaaatgagaccaaTACTAAGCCTCTagttatcttaatttttgagttatggaaccagtcccggtactttttggacagcctttGTATTTCAATAGGTtatatttccatttaaatgcattaaACTCTACGGAGATTATTTGATATTTTCCAGGTATTACGGCCTGACAGAAGCTGATGTTTCTGAGCTGGCTAAACGCTTTGATAAAAATAACAATAGAACTGACATTAAGAAATGGTTCGGTGGCTACAAAACAGCAGGCGAGGGTCAAACTATCTACAACACACGCTCAAcgctcactttttttaaaacggGCGAGCTAAAACCGTACCGGTATGAGTGcatgaaattcaaaacattaaaaaacctTTTGGAGTTTGAGAAAGTGGGCCAATTTATGGAAGATGCGTTTGACAATAAAACTCGGCTGCACGTCCGGGAGAAGATTCCACAGAAGCTCCTTAGGCAACTGCGACAAACTATATTTGGTCCCAATCACACTTGCGCCCATAAGAACGTAATTTTGCAGATTCTTCTTGATCATGGCTTTTATTCTATTCACGACAGAAATACACTACACATACCGAACTTCGAGGCAATGCTGGATATCCAAAACTTGATTTTCGACCGAGAATACTACATCAACAAATTGAAGATTAGCGACTACACTATTGATAACTTTGTGCAGAGCATTGAGCAACTGACAGGAGAGGAAGCGCCCTTCCAAAACTTCTCTGCAGCTGTTACAGACCTATTTAAACATCGCATTCCGCAAGGTGCAAGGGAAACGGCACACACCTTGCTTACTTTGGTGGCGGACGCTCACAAGTTCACCTTGTTGCGTGGTCAAGAGACTCTGGAACGCAACCACCGGCAAGATGTGCTTGTTAAGCGCTCTAAAGAAATGGGCATCGTCATCGGGATCACCGTGGGCTCAATTAACAAAATAGCGCTGAGACCTGTATTCCTCAGGAGTTTACAAGTGTTTCCAGACTGTAAATTGAGGGTTGCCATCTTGTTAGGTTTGAAACCGCACGGACTGATCGGAGATCTTGAGGTTCTTTACGCACTTGACAATCGCCCTGttatacattgaaaaaatacaattcaACCACCAACTTCATTCTTGCGTTTCACTCTTTTTATATTATCATATACACAAAAGAGCACTCGGGAAAAcagaattacaatttttgaaattatgtgATTATTAAGGTTTCATTATCTTTGAGAATGACTTCAAACTGTGGACTTGAGATTCTCTCCAGAATATGTTTTGAAGACCGAAACATTTTTCTTAAGAAGTTGCAATATGATAAATGGAaatatcatcaaatttttctagGCCTCAGCTCAACTAAGAGAACGGTTGGGTTTCAATGGTTCAGGTAGCTTTGCAGTAATCTTTTGCGTTTTAAAGGAATATATTCctatttttctcccctcttcctttttcaatttttttttttgataagtacatactacacggaaaaaaatggggTAGTAGACACAACTAGCGGTTAGTTAAAAATGGGGTAGTAGACACAACTAGCGGTTAGTTAAAAATGCACCAGCTAcggtgcggtagttacgataactaccgcggtggaggttacaactaacccggtagttacatcaacgttgatgtaactaccgggttagttgtgacctccaccgcactggaaaacaagcagtgaactccaacacaatgtgttgataaggcgcgtcattaactcgcataTATCAACCCCttcagttttcatttacagagatttcaaaataggcaagcagcGCAACAAGATAATTCACGATCCAAtactgcgaggtcaacgacgcaccttgacgagaccgtgtattgtgaatgtaaaaagctattcgaacgaattttttttttgatctgcctAAAGCAAAATCTTACGAtcgataatggcggcttctcaagagcaacgaggtaggcgatcttttgcaccaacgaacagaaaactgatggcgaaaaataaccaatcggaacctcccaaaaaaaagaattggcctaaattcgtttttcggtggttctgcgcagatttacaagtcagacacgacatctcaaggcgaaaaaaaactcgcggaaagcgaattttagaattctacacaacttgacgtagagacatgattggctaaaaaacacAACGACTTTTGATACAtccgaaaaaaaaccaaagatcGAAGAGTGGGCGAttcgctcaag is a window from the Bemisia tabaci chromosome 10, PGI_BMITA_v3 genome containing:
- the LOC109042280 gene encoding uncharacterized protein isoform X2 produces the protein MIFQILFMVASVSFILDNHWHIFIAGPPGFGKSANLQMLRDFFSLDVNSHGYSINAAEILKTDATIQKAVSKSKGLRNVLTKRVAFLTDTESHSIHANATKPHGVYLLKNYETFSKPALQILEQSPELFLTHFARYPVLLLDFGTLSTNSDRDYLRSFQRMLSELFKPFSYLLKSNRLTSGSKDEFLLYRDQFEKLSLEEITVGGETLARLLSTHHHRKSIVLVDNFDASIREALLAPHLDDRSFKGIMWSVSRFVKLLIKGRFVIRTVVTGTIRFDVFGLTHFSVFDDDYLHRYYGLTEADVSELAKRFDKNNNRTDIKKWFGGYKTAGEGQTIYNTRSTLTFFKTGELKPYRYECMKFKTLKNLLEFEKVGQFMEDAFDNKTRLHVREKIPQKLLRQLRQTIFGPNHTCAHKNVILQILLDHGFYSIHDRNTLHIPNFEAMLDIQNLIFDREYYINKLKISDYTIDNFVQSIEQLTGEEAPFQNFSAAVTDLFKHRIPQGARETAHTLLTLVADAHKFTLLRGQETLERNHRQDVLVKRSKEMGIVIGITVGSINKIALRPVFLRSLQVFPDCKLRVAILLGLKPHGLIGDLEVLYALDNRPVIH
- the LOC109042280 gene encoding uncharacterized protein isoform X1, translating into MIFQILFMVASVSGASNTGGKPRNQITFKHLTSTREFIDKTLLIKFILDNHWHIFIAGPPGFGKSANLQMLRDFFSLDVNSHGYSINAAEILKTDATIQKAVSKSKGLRNVLTKRVAFLTDTESHSIHANATKPHGVYLLKNYETFSKPALQILEQSPELFLTHFARYPVLLLDFGTLSTNSDRDYLRSFQRMLSELFKPFSYLLKSNRLTSGSKDEFLLYRDQFEKLSLEEITVGGETLARLLSTHHHRKSIVLVDNFDASIREALLAPHLDDRSFKGIMWSVSRFVKLLIKGRFVIRTVVTGTIRFDVFGLTHFSVFDDDYLHRYYGLTEADVSELAKRFDKNNNRTDIKKWFGGYKTAGEGQTIYNTRSTLTFFKTGELKPYRYECMKFKTLKNLLEFEKVGQFMEDAFDNKTRLHVREKIPQKLLRQLRQTIFGPNHTCAHKNVILQILLDHGFYSIHDRNTLHIPNFEAMLDIQNLIFDREYYINKLKISDYTIDNFVQSIEQLTGEEAPFQNFSAAVTDLFKHRIPQGARETAHTLLTLVADAHKFTLLRGQETLERNHRQDVLVKRSKEMGIVIGITVGSINKIALRPVFLRSLQVFPDCKLRVAILLGLKPHGLIGDLEVLYALDNRPVIH
- the LOC109042280 gene encoding uncharacterized protein isoform X3, coding for MLRDFFSLDVNSHGYSINAAEILKTDATIQKAVSKSKGLRNVLTKRVAFLTDTESHSIHANATKPHGVYLLKNYETFSKPALQILEQSPELFLTHFARYPVLLLDFGTLSTNSDRDYLRSFQRMLSELFKPFSYLLKSNRLTSGSKDEFLLYRDQFEKLSLEEITVGGETLARLLSTHHHRKSIVLVDNFDASIREALLAPHLDDRSFKGIMWSVSRFVKLLIKGRFVIRTVVTGTIRFDVFGLTHFSVFDDDYLHRYYGLTEADVSELAKRFDKNNNRTDIKKWFGGYKTAGEGQTIYNTRSTLTFFKTGELKPYRYECMKFKTLKNLLEFEKVGQFMEDAFDNKTRLHVREKIPQKLLRQLRQTIFGPNHTCAHKNVILQILLDHGFYSIHDRNTLHIPNFEAMLDIQNLIFDREYYINKLKISDYTIDNFVQSIEQLTGEEAPFQNFSAAVTDLFKHRIPQGARETAHTLLTLVADAHKFTLLRGQETLERNHRQDVLVKRSKEMGIVIGITVGSINKIALRPVFLRSLQVFPDCKLRVAILLGLKPHGLIGDLEVLYALDNRPVIH